A window of the Syntrophothermus lipocalidus DSM 12680 genome harbors these coding sequences:
- a CDS encoding 4Fe-4S dicluster domain-containing protein encodes MKVLPKNKVEALLDWLAEKGEVYVPMNQGVTSEFGLWSPDTKGQLDLHSLNTLLSPKAVVLPQTERMYTFVAAGPEAEVTGVCEQSGNRFLFGIRACDSKALAALDLVFLTRGYEDGFYKARREGLAVIGRACAKPGPNCFCQAMGVNPLEPEACDVIIYDLSDGDFGWEARTEKGESLTRELRDILTEKSFDKPQLGAFSTSINTEGLSEKLATMFEDPVWDELASPCMNCGICTYLCPSCYCFDIQVKTRGSEGYRFRCWDSCMYPEYTQMAGGHNPRERKQDRFRNRFLHKLEFFCERYGTFLCTGCGRCIVFCPQGINILSIINRLQEVNADVR; translated from the coding sequence ATGAAAGTACTGCCGAAAAACAAGGTAGAAGCTCTACTTGACTGGCTTGCGGAAAAAGGCGAGGTCTATGTACCCATGAATCAGGGTGTCACCAGCGAATTTGGCTTGTGGTCACCGGATACCAAGGGACAGCTTGACCTCCACAGCTTGAACACCTTGTTATCTCCTAAGGCGGTGGTTTTGCCCCAAACGGAAAGGATGTATACTTTTGTGGCTGCCGGCCCGGAGGCAGAAGTAACCGGGGTTTGCGAGCAGTCCGGAAACCGCTTTCTTTTCGGGATCCGTGCCTGTGACAGCAAGGCCCTGGCGGCTTTGGACCTGGTTTTCTTGACCAGGGGCTACGAAGACGGTTTCTACAAGGCCAGGCGGGAAGGGCTGGCCGTAATTGGCCGCGCCTGCGCAAAGCCCGGACCTAACTGCTTCTGCCAGGCCATGGGCGTGAATCCGCTGGAGCCGGAGGCTTGCGACGTGATCATATATGATCTGTCAGACGGCGACTTCGGGTGGGAAGCTAGAACTGAAAAAGGAGAAAGTCTCACCCGCGAGCTCCGTGATATATTGACCGAGAAGAGTTTCGATAAACCTCAGTTGGGGGCTTTCTCTACGAGTATCAACACCGAGGGTCTTTCTGAAAAGCTGGCGACCATGTTCGAAGACCCGGTCTGGGACGAACTGGCAAGTCCTTGCATGAACTGCGGTATTTGCACCTACCTGTGCCCCAGCTGTTACTGTTTTGATATCCAGGTCAAGACCAGGGGGAGCGAAGGTTACCGTTTCCGCTGCTGGGATTCCTGCATGTACCCCGAGTACACCCAGATGGCCGGGGGACATAACCCGCGGGAGCGAAAACAGGACCGGTTCCGCAACCGTTTCCTGCACAAGCTGGAGTTCTTCTGCGAACGTTACGGGACTTTCTTATGTACCGGGTGCGGGCGCTGTATCGTTTTCTGCCCGCAGGGGATCAACATCCTTTCTATCATAAACCGCTTGCAGGAGGTGAACGCGGATGTCAGGTAA
- a CDS encoding isochorismatase family protein — translation MGKFKLTAKESLMLVVDFQEKLMPAIDRREKIIHNAGLLLRLAGLLSIPVILTEQYPQGLGVTVPEIKDVLPEYAPVEKRLFSAFIPEVEQKLKELNRSQIIVTGTETHVCVFQTVRDLVAARYEVYLVRDAVGSRFKENYQSGLELMRDLGAIITNTETVIFDLLQVAEGPAFKEMSKLLK, via the coding sequence ATGGGCAAATTTAAGCTGACTGCGAAGGAATCGCTTATGCTGGTCGTCGACTTTCAGGAGAAACTGATGCCCGCGATTGACCGCAGGGAGAAGATCATCCACAACGCCGGACTGCTTTTGCGCTTGGCCGGGCTCCTGAGTATTCCTGTGATCCTCACAGAACAATACCCTCAGGGTCTGGGGGTTACCGTGCCCGAGATCAAGGACGTGTTGCCTGAATACGCTCCTGTAGAAAAGAGATTGTTTTCTGCCTTTATCCCTGAAGTAGAGCAGAAGTTGAAGGAACTGAATCGCTCCCAAATCATCGTAACCGGAACCGAGACCCACGTTTGTGTTTTTCAAACGGTGCGGGACCTGGTAGCGGCAAGGTATGAGGTGTACCTGGTTCGGGATGCTGTGGGCTCAAGGTTTAAGGAGAACTACCAAAGCGGTTTAGAGTTGATGAGGGATCTGGGGGCTATCATCACCAACACCGAAACCGTTATCTTTGACCTGCTCCAGGTAGCTGAAGGGCCGGCATTCAAAGAAATGTCTAAGCTTCTTAAATGA
- a CDS encoding FAD/NAD(P)-binding protein produces the protein MSGNCTCGNPLVPGIAKVVDIIDETPDVKTFYVTTDNGIPFPVMPGQLAMVSLLPVGEGMFSVSWQADDHLEFAIRRVGVLTDALHEIEIGQKIGVRGPYGNGFPVKECEGKNMLFIGGGIGLAPLRSFIKYCFQNREKYGKIQILYGARSVADLCFKRELFEEWPAQPDTQVFTTIDRPEPGWDGKVAFVPTYLEELNPSPQDTIAVICGPPIMIKLVLKSMEKMGFSDEQVITTLEMRMKCGIGKCGRCNIGSEYICLDGPVFNLAQLKRLPPEW, from the coding sequence ATGTCAGGTAACTGCACGTGCGGTAATCCCCTGGTTCCCGGGATTGCCAAAGTGGTTGACATAATCGATGAAACTCCGGATGTTAAGACTTTCTACGTAACTACGGACAACGGCATCCCCTTCCCGGTAATGCCTGGCCAGCTGGCCATGGTCTCTCTGCTGCCGGTCGGGGAGGGTATGTTTTCCGTTTCCTGGCAGGCCGATGATCACCTGGAGTTTGCCATACGGCGGGTCGGGGTTCTGACCGATGCCCTGCACGAGATCGAGATCGGGCAGAAAATCGGGGTCAGAGGACCTTACGGCAACGGATTCCCGGTTAAGGAATGCGAGGGCAAGAACATGCTGTTCATCGGAGGCGGCATAGGATTAGCCCCGCTCCGGTCTTTCATCAAGTACTGCTTTCAGAACCGGGAAAAGTACGGAAAGATTCAGATTCTTTACGGGGCGCGCAGTGTGGCGGACCTCTGCTTTAAGCGAGAACTGTTCGAAGAATGGCCGGCCCAGCCTGACACTCAGGTCTTTACCACCATCGACCGGCCAGAACCTGGATGGGACGGGAAGGTGGCGTTCGTCCCCACTTACCTCGAGGAGTTGAACCCGAGTCCGCAAGACACCATCGCTGTCATCTGCGGGCCGCCGATAATGATAAAGCTGGTGTTAAAATCGATGGAGAAGATGGGATTCAGCGACGAGCAAGTTATAACCACCTTAGAAATGAGGATGAAGTGCGGCATAGGCAAGTGCGGGCGGTGCAACATCGGCTCCGAGTACATCTGCCTCGACGGGCCGGTTTTCAACCTGGCCCAGTTAAAGCGGCTGCCTCCCGAGTGGTAG
- a CDS encoding DUF1285 domain-containing protein — translation MYITEIKIGRDGKWYANGNEMFRLPIVNLFARHLERDENGGYYIHLREETFPVVVEDAPFYAIGIDESQEDLTLVFHDRQEMKITEPMKIHFVGDVPYITFRWEGDTRLSRGVYWRMSEYFEQRGDDIYIVPPKKN, via the coding sequence GTGTACATTACCGAGATCAAGATCGGTCGGGATGGCAAGTGGTATGCCAACGGAAATGAGATGTTCCGGTTGCCGATAGTCAACCTGTTTGCCCGTCATCTAGAAAGAGATGAAAACGGCGGCTACTACATCCACCTGAGAGAAGAGACTTTCCCGGTGGTGGTAGAAGATGCTCCGTTTTATGCTATCGGCATCGATGAAAGTCAAGAGGACTTGACTTTGGTGTTTCACGACCGCCAGGAAATGAAGATAACCGAGCCCATGAAGATCCACTTCGTGGGAGATGTTCCCTATATAACCTTCAGGTGGGAAGGAGACACCCGTTTGTCTCGGGGTGTCTACTGGAGGATGTCCGAATACTTCGAGCAGAGGGGCGACGACATATACATAGTGCCGCCCAAGAAGAACTGA
- a CDS encoding ATP-binding protein, whose amino-acid sequence MKPYLKLARHDGNRTLFDLVEMSVISTYCGEPFHLHAEGLRGTGKTTIMRAARDILPPIKRIKGCIYNCDPQAPHCPMHRDLTPTEIEAIGVEEIPMPFLEISHSAKVGTVAGSIDLAKITDQNHPQAALLPGIIPQAHRGIIFIDEINRLADTSPEITDILLDVMGNKPGRLQIEEAGLPVVEISITVSVWAASNPDEEPGPLEEVRRQLSDRFDMVYYMGRPGSVEVVSQMLQNSRAMKTGANLEELESANQEYRQRIIEMAARYAEADVPDFVRNFIARVYVKHNLESLRAVEAIQQGAILHSILKKRNQVTVADVIEMIPLGLKHRVDGDTLVKIMNSLESRSPKESILSLRDKREKGKTGRESNEELFEPGARRLRDISRSELIATEKALNPSDF is encoded by the coding sequence ATGAAACCATACCTGAAACTTGCCAGACACGATGGGAACCGGACCCTGTTTGATTTGGTAGAAATGTCCGTAATCTCTACCTACTGCGGAGAACCTTTCCACCTTCATGCAGAAGGACTGCGTGGAACCGGTAAGACAACCATTATGCGGGCGGCCAGAGATATCCTTCCTCCGATCAAGCGGATCAAAGGTTGTATTTACAACTGTGACCCCCAAGCTCCGCACTGTCCAATGCACAGGGATTTAACTCCGACCGAAATCGAGGCCATTGGAGTAGAAGAAATACCGATGCCGTTTTTGGAAATATCGCATTCGGCCAAGGTGGGTACGGTCGCAGGAAGTATCGATTTGGCAAAGATCACGGATCAGAATCATCCTCAAGCAGCGCTTTTGCCAGGCATTATACCTCAGGCTCACCGGGGCATCATCTTTATCGACGAGATCAACCGTTTAGCTGATACCTCGCCCGAGATAACGGATATCCTGCTAGACGTGATGGGGAACAAACCAGGCCGCCTGCAGATCGAAGAAGCGGGGTTACCGGTGGTGGAGATATCCATCACGGTGTCGGTATGGGCCGCCTCCAACCCGGACGAGGAGCCGGGACCGTTGGAGGAGGTCAGGCGGCAACTCTCGGACCGGTTTGACATGGTTTATTACATGGGGAGGCCGGGGTCGGTAGAAGTGGTCTCCCAGATGTTGCAGAACTCGAGGGCTATGAAGACAGGCGCGAACCTTGAAGAGTTGGAATCGGCCAACCAGGAATACAGGCAAAGAATAATAGAAATGGCGGCGCGTTACGCCGAGGCAGATGTACCAGACTTTGTCCGCAACTTCATCGCCAGGGTGTACGTCAAACACAACCTGGAAAGCCTGCGGGCGGTTGAGGCCATCCAACAAGGAGCTATTTTACACAGCATCCTGAAAAAACGGAACCAAGTTACGGTTGCTGACGTGATCGAGATGATCCCGCTGGGACTCAAGCACAGGGTAGACGGGGATACCTTGGTCAAGATAATGAACAGTCTGGAGTCGAGGTCTCCCAAAGAAAGCATCTTGAGCCTGCGGGACAAGAGGGAAAAGGGTAAGACGGGTCGAGAATCGAACGAAGAGCTTTTTGAGCCAGGAGCCCGAAGACTTAGAGATATCAGCAGGAGTGAATTGATCGCAACCGAAAAGGCACTGAACCCCAGCGATTTTTAG
- a CDS encoding aminotransferase class III-fold pyridoxal phosphate-dependent enzyme: protein MLARPDILNPTLYRLLDMFRLNKVYVRGEGNYLYDEEGRQYLDFIAQYGAVPFGYNPPFLWEAISAFREAGIPSLVQPSVPLKASELAQKLAELAPGELQFATFTQSGAEAVEAAIKLARSATGRFKILSCENSFHGKTMGALSATGREVYQSPFFAPVPGFEKVPFGDIDALEEVLEREAGEIAAFIVEPIQGEGGIVVAPDGYLKAAKELCHRFGVVFVLDEIQTGLGRTGRLLACEKEGVEPDILLLSKALGGGLVPLGVCLSSPRVWNEGFGRLHSSTFANNNFTCQVGIAVLEKLLEDEGRLLKEVEAKGEYLISKVEEIQSRWPGVIKEVRGEGLMVGLEFSDFGPEDSFDMIFLSKQGGFCPLISGLLLNVYGIRCAPFLNNPMTMRLEPPLTVTVEEIDRCVEALDQICEIVYKKDYVWLFKYLLGDNSLPAQIRDYRKATLRPVVASQLKPGEKPLHRFAFLIHYPGREDVVHATPSLEQFTETQLEEFLDWQATEPESQVLCHMPSLRSRTGEVVEGWLIGVPFGAKQMMTLPRSVVVPVIQEAVDMARDMGADVVGLGAFTSVVTRGGRDVQGRGVAVTSGNSFTVAMAVEATFLGAEKMGMDLERATAAVVGATGSIGRVCAILLGERFARINLIGNPSRKNSSLRRLSSVADEIVLHAVSRRRQGDLRGLAGWINGALSKLKTGSEEGVDIARELEHIGSSSNPDALRPLGVLEAAAKHLGVPCPVTITLDIDKGLRMADVIITASNSPGYLIGPEHLKPGTVVCDVARPPDVSPAVSEKRKDVLVLEGGLVQLPDNVAFGSNLGCRAGITLACLSETILLALENDGKDYSIGTRIPLETVEHLRCLGAKHGFRLAALHSRGREITDEEIREIRAQANLCGQQAAGVR from the coding sequence TTGTTAGCCAGACCCGACATCTTGAATCCGACCCTTTACCGTTTGCTCGATATGTTTCGCCTTAATAAGGTGTACGTGCGGGGCGAAGGCAACTATCTTTACGATGAGGAAGGACGGCAATACCTCGATTTCATAGCCCAGTATGGAGCAGTTCCCTTCGGATACAACCCTCCCTTTTTGTGGGAAGCGATATCCGCTTTTCGGGAAGCGGGAATTCCCAGCCTGGTGCAGCCCTCCGTACCTCTAAAAGCTTCGGAATTAGCCCAGAAGCTGGCCGAGCTTGCGCCAGGCGAGCTTCAGTTTGCTACGTTTACCCAGAGCGGAGCCGAAGCGGTAGAAGCGGCCATAAAATTGGCGCGCTCGGCGACCGGCAGGTTCAAGATATTATCCTGCGAGAACAGTTTTCACGGAAAGACCATGGGGGCCCTGTCGGCTACCGGACGAGAAGTCTACCAGTCACCGTTTTTCGCTCCGGTTCCGGGATTCGAAAAAGTTCCTTTTGGGGACATTGACGCTCTCGAGGAAGTATTGGAGAGAGAGGCCGGCGAGATCGCGGCTTTCATCGTCGAGCCGATACAGGGAGAAGGGGGAATTGTAGTCGCCCCCGACGGGTACCTCAAGGCCGCTAAGGAATTGTGCCACCGCTTCGGGGTGGTTTTTGTACTCGACGAAATTCAGACCGGCCTTGGCCGAACCGGGCGGCTCTTGGCCTGTGAAAAAGAGGGTGTAGAGCCGGACATCCTGTTGCTCTCCAAGGCTCTGGGGGGCGGGCTGGTTCCGCTGGGAGTGTGTCTGTCCAGCCCCAGGGTGTGGAACGAGGGTTTCGGAAGGCTGCACAGCTCCACTTTTGCCAACAACAACTTTACCTGTCAGGTAGGGATTGCGGTTTTGGAGAAGCTGCTTGAAGACGAAGGACGGCTGTTGAAAGAGGTCGAGGCAAAAGGAGAATACCTGATTTCTAAGGTCGAGGAAATTCAGAGCCGCTGGCCGGGTGTTATTAAAGAAGTCCGGGGGGAAGGGTTGATGGTTGGCCTAGAATTCTCGGACTTCGGGCCCGAAGATTCGTTCGACATGATTTTCTTGAGCAAGCAGGGCGGGTTTTGCCCCTTAATATCCGGGCTCTTGCTCAACGTGTACGGCATCCGGTGCGCTCCATTTTTGAACAATCCCATGACCATGCGGCTGGAGCCGCCTTTGACCGTAACGGTTGAGGAAATCGATAGGTGTGTCGAGGCTTTAGACCAGATATGCGAAATCGTCTACAAGAAGGACTATGTTTGGCTGTTCAAATACCTCTTGGGGGACAACAGCCTGCCTGCCCAAATCAGGGATTACCGGAAGGCCACCTTGAGACCTGTGGTGGCTTCACAGCTAAAACCCGGAGAGAAGCCGTTGCACCGGTTCGCTTTCCTGATCCATTATCCGGGACGTGAAGACGTGGTGCACGCCACCCCCTCGCTAGAGCAGTTTACGGAAACTCAATTGGAAGAGTTCCTCGATTGGCAGGCAACTGAACCCGAGTCCCAGGTGCTGTGCCACATGCCTTCTCTGCGTTCCCGGACCGGCGAGGTGGTAGAAGGCTGGCTGATCGGGGTTCCTTTTGGTGCGAAGCAAATGATGACACTGCCCCGGTCGGTGGTCGTCCCCGTGATTCAGGAAGCTGTTGATATGGCAAGGGACATGGGGGCCGATGTAGTGGGGCTGGGCGCGTTTACTTCAGTGGTCACGCGCGGAGGTCGCGACGTGCAGGGAAGGGGCGTAGCAGTTACCAGCGGAAACAGCTTCACAGTCGCCATGGCGGTAGAGGCCACGTTCTTGGGAGCGGAAAAAATGGGCATGGATCTAGAACGGGCGACTGCGGCCGTGGTCGGGGCAACCGGATCCATCGGCAGGGTATGTGCCATTTTACTGGGAGAAAGGTTTGCCCGCATCAATCTTATAGGCAACCCATCCCGGAAAAACAGCAGCCTGCGCAGGTTGAGCAGTGTGGCTGACGAGATAGTGCTTCACGCCGTGTCGCGCAGGCGCCAAGGGGACCTACGGGGGCTTGCCGGATGGATCAACGGGGCCTTGAGCAAACTGAAAACCGGTTCAGAGGAGGGCGTGGACATTGCCCGAGAGCTGGAACACATCGGCAGTTCCTCCAATCCTGATGCCCTGCGCCCGCTTGGGGTTCTCGAGGCGGCAGCCAAACACCTGGGAGTGCCGTGCCCGGTGACGATCACTCTGGATATCGATAAAGGGCTGCGGATGGCAGACGTGATAATAACCGCGAGCAACTCGCCTGGCTACCTCATCGGTCCCGAGCACCTCAAGCCCGGGACTGTGGTGTGCGATGTAGCCCGGCCCCCCGACGTGTCACCTGCAGTCTCCGAAAAGCGAAAAGACGTATTGGTATTGGAAGGAGGGCTGGTCCAGCTTCCTGATAACGTCGCTTTCGGGTCTAACCTGGGCTGCCGTGCGGGCATAACCCTGGCGTGCCTGTCGGAAACGATACTCCTGGCCTTGGAAAACGATGGTAAGGATTACAGCATCGGCACTAGGATTCCCTTGGAAACGGTGGAGCATCTCCGCTGTTTGGGGGCCAAGCATGGTTTTAGACTGGCTGCCCTCCACTCCCGGGGCCGGGAAATAACGGACGAGGAAATACGAGAAATAAGAGCTCAGGCAAATCTTTGTGGTCAGCAAGCCGCAGGCGTCAGATAA
- a CDS encoding radical SAM protein, producing the protein MRYEGVVYRPPSEANSLLIQATIGCPHNKCTFCSMYKGTKFRIRPVEEIKADLRMAKIYYGDWIKSIFFPDGNTIIMKTKDLVEIFSYARQLFPFLERITVYGSARFVDKKSLEDLIALKEAGLSRIHMGMESGDDTVLSRICKGTTSDQIISAGLKLKQAGVELSEYYLVGIGGPELSEQHAINSARVLNQFIPDFIRFRTYQPVQNSPLYEQYISGEFELLTPHQALQEIRLLIENLDCPGTMVTSDHVSNYWNITGRLPQDREAMLQEIDYALTIPESTLRPAPITHL; encoded by the coding sequence ATGCGTTACGAAGGTGTCGTATACCGCCCACCGAGCGAAGCGAACAGTCTATTGATACAGGCAACCATCGGTTGCCCTCATAATAAGTGCACGTTTTGTTCTATGTACAAAGGAACCAAGTTCAGAATCAGGCCGGTTGAAGAAATCAAGGCCGACCTGCGTATGGCCAAGATCTATTACGGAGACTGGATAAAATCTATATTCTTCCCGGATGGCAACACGATAATAATGAAAACCAAGGATCTGGTCGAGATATTTTCTTACGCTCGCCAGCTGTTTCCGTTCTTGGAACGGATTACAGTCTATGGCTCGGCCCGTTTCGTTGACAAGAAGAGCCTGGAGGACCTGATTGCATTGAAAGAAGCAGGGCTTTCCCGCATTCACATGGGCATGGAAAGCGGAGATGATACCGTTTTGTCTCGCATATGTAAAGGAACTACATCGGACCAGATCATTTCGGCCGGATTAAAGCTGAAACAAGCCGGGGTCGAGCTCAGCGAGTACTACCTAGTGGGCATCGGAGGGCCAGAACTGAGCGAGCAACATGCGATAAACAGTGCTCGGGTCCTGAACCAGTTTATCCCTGACTTTATCAGATTCAGAACCTACCAGCCAGTTCAAAACTCGCCGTTGTATGAACAGTACATCAGTGGCGAATTCGAACTCCTAACTCCTCACCAGGCTTTGCAGGAAATCCGGCTGCTTATCGAGAATCTGGATTGCCCAGGTACTATGGTCACCAGCGACCATGTATCCAACTACTGGAATATAACAGGTCGGTTGCCACAGGACCGAGAGGCTATGCTTCAAGAAATCGACTACGCTCTCACCATCCCCGAGTCAACTTTACGTCCCGCTCCTATAACTCACTTGTGA
- a CDS encoding LytR/AlgR family response regulator transcription factor, with protein sequence MNLSVMTVDDDERERIVLRYILEQIEDVKIIGEANNGLEAVLLIKDKKPDLVFLDVNMPELSGLETAQRVGELNNPPLIVFVTQHPDFAVQAFELDALDYIVKPITPSRLQETINRAKKRLVHEKLIENRVEEKLKERIDFFVKRLRREEVLFDKIPIRERGKITLINQEDIIFAESQGKKVFIYTDTNEYPTNYTLNELENRLDRNTFFRVHQAFIVNLNRIKEIESFGEGSYLINLEKSKKQIMLSRARAKVLRKKLGL encoded by the coding sequence GTGAATCTGAGCGTGATGACCGTCGATGACGATGAAAGGGAAAGGATAGTGCTCCGTTATATATTGGAGCAGATAGAGGATGTAAAGATCATCGGTGAGGCCAACAATGGCTTAGAGGCAGTTCTTCTCATAAAAGACAAGAAACCGGACCTGGTTTTTCTCGACGTGAACATGCCCGAACTGAGCGGGTTGGAAACCGCGCAAAGGGTAGGAGAATTGAACAATCCTCCTCTGATCGTTTTTGTCACTCAGCATCCTGATTTTGCGGTGCAAGCCTTCGAGCTGGATGCTTTAGATTATATCGTGAAACCCATCACCCCTTCGCGTTTACAAGAAACCATAAACCGGGCTAAGAAACGGCTGGTTCACGAAAAACTTATCGAAAACCGAGTGGAAGAAAAGTTGAAGGAGCGCATAGATTTTTTTGTCAAAAGACTCCGCCGCGAAGAGGTGTTATTCGACAAGATACCGATTAGGGAGAGGGGAAAGATAACCCTTATCAATCAGGAGGATATCATTTTCGCCGAGAGTCAGGGCAAAAAAGTCTTTATTTATACGGACACCAACGAGTATCCTACTAACTATACATTGAACGAACTGGAAAACAGGCTTGACCGCAATACGTTTTTCCGGGTACACCAGGCTTTTATCGTGAATCTGAACCGCATCAAAGAAATCGAATCCTTCGGTGAAGGTTCGTATTTGATAAACCTGGAGAAGTCCAAAAAACAGATAATGCTCAGCCGTGCTCGGGCCAAAGTGCTGCGCAAGAAATTGGGGCTGTGA
- a CDS encoding FAD-dependent oxidoreductase has translation MKLLEPVRIGNVELRNRIVMLPMHLGFCEDGKVGERITEFYRERAQGGVGLIVVGGCTIDKHSAYWGMVSLQDDSYIPGHRQLNQVIKSLGAKTCAQLFQAGRYATSRYSGIQPIAPSPIASSLTREVPREMTEKDIEEVIQAFAAAARRAVEAGYDMVEVIASAGYLISQFFSPLTNQRDDEYGGDFENRCRFGVEVIKAVRTAIGSDYPISVRLSGNEFMQGGNGSLEMARFAARLEQAGANLFSVTGGWHESRVPQITMNVPPGAYSYLARTVKEAVNNSQVIACNRINDPVIAEQFLIEGQADLVGMARGLMADPELPRKLEEGRWHEIRKCIGCNQGCLDAIFVGGSCRCLVNARAGREAQTRLRPVERPKKVLVIGGGPAGMEAARVAATRGHDVTLWEKEVNLGGQLELAAAIPGRQDFVHLIDYLEDSLVELAVKVETQKEADIGEIKRFGPDAVVIATGARPIMPDIPGIDSKNVVGAWEVLAFEPELGKRVVIIGGGAVGCEVALFIARMGTIDADTVKFLLLNEAEPVERIRELAQRGTKEVVVVEQDKNMGRGIGISTRWIILQELARMGVQLRPSTKVIAIEEDGVVVSDPQGRTEKIPADAVVVAVGSKPANSLYEEIKQAFPETYLIGDAKEPRKALEAVHEGFDVGNAI, from the coding sequence GTGAAGCTGTTGGAGCCGGTACGAATTGGAAACGTCGAGCTGAGGAACCGTATCGTCATGCTGCCCATGCATCTCGGTTTCTGCGAAGACGGTAAGGTGGGAGAACGGATTACTGAGTTTTACCGGGAGAGGGCCCAAGGCGGAGTAGGACTCATAGTAGTGGGGGGGTGTACCATCGACAAGCACAGCGCCTACTGGGGCATGGTGTCTCTGCAAGACGATAGTTACATCCCCGGTCACCGGCAGCTAAACCAGGTTATAAAAAGTCTAGGGGCTAAAACGTGCGCCCAGCTGTTTCAAGCCGGTCGCTACGCCACTTCGAGGTACAGCGGCATCCAACCGATTGCGCCTTCACCTATTGCCTCGAGCCTGACCCGGGAAGTTCCTAGAGAGATGACTGAGAAAGACATCGAGGAAGTAATACAGGCCTTCGCGGCTGCTGCCAGAAGGGCAGTAGAAGCGGGGTACGACATGGTAGAGGTTATTGCCAGCGCCGGTTATCTCATATCGCAGTTCTTTTCCCCTCTCACGAACCAGAGAGATGACGAGTACGGTGGAGATTTCGAAAACCGCTGCCGGTTCGGCGTTGAGGTCATCAAGGCCGTCCGCACGGCAATAGGCTCCGATTACCCGATTTCGGTGAGGCTCAGTGGGAACGAGTTCATGCAGGGCGGCAACGGCAGCCTAGAAATGGCCAGGTTCGCTGCCAGGCTTGAACAGGCGGGGGCTAACCTCTTTAGCGTTACCGGGGGATGGCATGAGTCTAGGGTGCCGCAGATAACCATGAACGTACCTCCGGGGGCTTATTCTTACCTGGCGCGAACGGTAAAAGAGGCTGTTAATAATTCTCAAGTCATCGCTTGCAACCGCATAAACGACCCGGTGATAGCAGAACAATTTCTCATAGAGGGGCAGGCTGACCTTGTAGGTATGGCGAGAGGCTTGATGGCGGATCCAGAGCTGCCGAGAAAGCTAGAAGAAGGCCGGTGGCACGAAATCCGTAAATGTATAGGTTGCAACCAAGGCTGCTTGGATGCGATTTTTGTTGGTGGAAGCTGCAGGTGTTTAGTGAACGCCAGGGCGGGACGCGAGGCCCAGACCAGACTTCGCCCGGTCGAACGGCCTAAAAAGGTACTGGTCATTGGCGGAGGTCCGGCTGGTATGGAAGCGGCTAGGGTAGCTGCTACGCGAGGTCACGACGTTACTCTCTGGGAGAAAGAAGTGAACCTGGGAGGTCAGCTAGAACTCGCAGCCGCCATACCGGGGCGCCAAGATTTTGTTCATTTGATCGATTACCTGGAAGACAGCTTAGTAGAGCTGGCAGTCAAGGTGGAGACTCAAAAGGAAGCGGATATAGGCGAGATAAAGAGATTCGGTCCGGATGCCGTGGTCATCGCCACCGGGGCCCGGCCGATTATGCCGGATATCCCGGGTATTGACTCTAAGAACGTGGTTGGGGCCTGGGAGGTACTGGCGTTCGAACCTGAACTCGGCAAGAGGGTGGTGATCATCGGCGGAGGGGCAGTAGGCTGCGAGGTAGCCCTGTTTATTGCCCGTATGGGGACCATCGATGCTGATACGGTCAAGTTCTTGTTGCTGAATGAGGCGGAACCCGTGGAGCGGATCAGGGAGCTGGCTCAGCGTGGTACCAAAGAGGTCGTGGTTGTGGAGCAGGACAAGAACATGGGACGGGGAATAGGCATATCAACCAGGTGGATTATCCTGCAAGAGCTGGCCCGAATGGGGGTACAGTTGCGGCCTTCTACCAAGGTCATAGCCATCGAGGAAGACGGGGTAGTGGTAAGCGATCCCCAGGGAAGAACCGAAAAGATACCAGCCGATGCCGTGGTAGTTGCTGTCGGATCTAAGCCCGCGAATTCCTTGTATGAAGAGATTAAGCAAGCCTTTCCAGAGACTTATTTAATAGGAGACGCGAAGGAGCCACGCAAGGCGTTGGAGGCGGTACATGAGGGTTTTGACGTGGGCAATGCGATATAG